One segment of Mobula birostris isolate sMobBir1 chromosome 27, sMobBir1.hap1, whole genome shotgun sequence DNA contains the following:
- the LOC140188527 gene encoding transmembrane protein 52-like isoform X1: protein MANSFSVTNPALLLLSFFHAIVIEAQKCGEDQEPDSCHLHWSNLWYVWVILLTVLLLLMCGATVSCIKCYKRSKPRNPSFANRPCEVTVIAIDNDHTISQNSSLQYISAGRNHVPFQDTAQYMLPPPPYSLCAVDNPPTYEMALNMEKPPEIPRAKSGLENLNGNGAPIPERNESSGSVELTSSVLSQQ from the exons ATGGCGAACAGTTTCTCCGTGACCAACCCAGCTCTGCTACTCCTCAGCTTCTTTCAT GCCATCGTCATCGAAGCTCAGAAATGCGGAGAAGATCAGGAACCGGACAG CTGTCACCTGCACTGGTCAAACCTGTGGTACGTGTG GGTGATTTTGCTGACGGTCTTGCTGTTGCTGATGTGTGGAGCTACTGTCAGTTGCATAAAGTGCTATAAGAGGTCCAAGCCCCGAAACCCCTCCTTTGCCAATAGACCTTGTGAAGTAACAGTGATCGCCATCGACAATGACCATACTATATCAC AAAACAGTTCGCTACAGTATATATCCGCTGGCCGGAACCATGTCCCATTCCAGGACACTGCTCAGTACATGTTGCCTCCTCCGCCGTATAGCCTGTGTGCCGTTGACAACCCCCCAACCTATGAGATGGCCCTGAACATGGAAAAACCTCCTGAGATCCCCAGAGCAAAGAGTGGACTGGAAAATCTCAATGGAAATGGAGCTCCAATCCCAGAGAGAAATGAAAGTTCAGGTTCTGTAGAGCTAACCTCATCGGTATTGTCACAGCAGTGA
- the LOC140188527 gene encoding transmembrane protein 52-like isoform X2, translating into MSLDCGRKPENPKETHMITAIVIEAQKCGEDQEPDSCHLHWSNLWYVWVILLTVLLLLMCGATVSCIKCYKRSKPRNPSFANRPCEVTVIAIDNDHTISQNSSLQYISAGRNHVPFQDTAQYMLPPPPYSLCAVDNPPTYEMALNMEKPPEIPRAKSGLENLNGNGAPIPERNESSGSVELTSSVLSQQ; encoded by the exons GCCATCGTCATCGAAGCTCAGAAATGCGGAGAAGATCAGGAACCGGACAG CTGTCACCTGCACTGGTCAAACCTGTGGTACGTGTG GGTGATTTTGCTGACGGTCTTGCTGTTGCTGATGTGTGGAGCTACTGTCAGTTGCATAAAGTGCTATAAGAGGTCCAAGCCCCGAAACCCCTCCTTTGCCAATAGACCTTGTGAAGTAACAGTGATCGCCATCGACAATGACCATACTATATCAC AAAACAGTTCGCTACAGTATATATCCGCTGGCCGGAACCATGTCCCATTCCAGGACACTGCTCAGTACATGTTGCCTCCTCCGCCGTATAGCCTGTGTGCCGTTGACAACCCCCCAACCTATGAGATGGCCCTGAACATGGAAAAACCTCCTGAGATCCCCAGAGCAAAGAGTGGACTGGAAAATCTCAATGGAAATGGAGCTCCAATCCCAGAGAGAAATGAAAGTTCAGGTTCTGTAGAGCTAACCTCATCGGTATTGTCACAGCAGTGA